One Pseudonocardia abyssalis DNA segment encodes these proteins:
- a CDS encoding sensor histidine kinase, producing the protein MALITRRTVHLLLGAVLLLPYVALGWLFVISADGLGWVELLVLLAPAVAIGVGVAFVRGVRALEIAAARALLGVDLPDPDADTWSARRRAAAWLLLNAVLGGAVALLVLVVVPVAAAFVLAPWSSFPPLPTGPAAFWTPPVGVLLLAVLGTVLAVVGAGVARLAPVLLGPSAAERMAAELAASRRAERALAQRNRLARELHDSVGHALTVTTLQAGAAARVLDSDPAFVARALDAIADAGRTALDELDHVLGLLRDGADEAPDRAPQPDLRDLDSLLASTRAAGVQITADVRGTPDTVPLAVSREAYRIVQESLTNAARHAERARLRVAVDPDAVLIELTNPVRAGGTPGGGRGITGMRERVAVLGGELTAGLGSGEWRVHARLPLAGSTV; encoded by the coding sequence ATGGCTCTGATCACCCGCCGGACCGTCCACCTGCTGCTGGGAGCGGTACTGCTGCTGCCCTATGTCGCACTGGGCTGGCTGTTCGTGATCTCGGCCGACGGGCTGGGGTGGGTCGAACTGCTGGTCCTGCTCGCGCCGGCCGTCGCGATCGGGGTCGGGGTGGCGTTCGTCCGCGGCGTGCGGGCGCTGGAGATCGCCGCGGCGCGTGCGCTGCTCGGCGTCGACCTGCCCGACCCGGACGCCGACACCTGGTCCGCCCGGCGCCGCGCGGCGGCCTGGTTGCTGCTCAACGCCGTGCTCGGCGGTGCGGTGGCGCTGCTCGTGCTCGTCGTGGTGCCCGTCGCCGCGGCGTTCGTCCTCGCGCCGTGGTCGTCGTTCCCGCCGCTGCCCACCGGCCCCGCCGCCTTCTGGACGCCGCCGGTCGGTGTGCTGCTCCTCGCCGTGCTCGGGACGGTGCTCGCCGTCGTCGGGGCGGGGGTCGCCCGGCTCGCCCCGGTGCTGCTCGGACCGTCGGCGGCCGAGCGGATGGCCGCCGAGCTCGCCGCCTCCCGGCGCGCCGAGCGGGCACTGGCGCAGCGCAACCGCCTCGCCCGCGAGCTGCACGACTCCGTCGGCCACGCCCTGACCGTCACCACCCTGCAGGCGGGCGCCGCGGCCCGGGTGCTGGACTCCGATCCCGCGTTCGTCGCCCGCGCACTGGACGCCATCGCCGACGCCGGGCGCACCGCGCTCGACGAGCTCGACCACGTCCTCGGGCTCCTGCGCGACGGCGCGGACGAGGCCCCGGACCGTGCACCCCAACCCGACCTCCGCGACCTCGACTCCCTCCTCGCGAGCACCCGGGCGGCGGGCGTGCAGATCACCGCAGACGTCCGCGGTACCCCCGACACCGTGCCGCTCGCGGTCTCGCGTGAGGCCTACCGGATCGTGCAGGAGTCCCTCACCAATGCGGCGCGCCACGCGGAACGGGCCCGGCTGCGCGTCGCCGTCGATCCCGACGCCGTGCTGATCGAGCTGACCAACCCCGTTCGCGCGGGCGGGACGCCGGGCGGCGGACGCGGCATCACCGGCATGCGCGAGCGGGTCGCGGTACTGGGCGGCGAGCTGACGGCGGGGCTCGGGTCGGGTGAGTGGCGGGTGCACGCGCGCCTCCCGCTGGCAGGATCGACGGTGTGA
- the hisI gene encoding phosphoribosyl-AMP cyclohydrolase, whose protein sequence is MTRVLDSRLDPAIAARLKRTADGLVCAVAQQRGTGEVLMVAWMDDEALHRTLTTRRATYWSRSREEYWVKGESSGHAQAVHEVRLDCDGDAIVVVVDQTGPACHTGTRTCFDADVLLPPA, encoded by the coding sequence ATGACCAGGGTGCTCGACTCCCGGCTCGACCCGGCGATCGCGGCCCGGCTCAAGCGCACCGCCGACGGGCTGGTGTGCGCGGTCGCCCAGCAGCGCGGCACCGGCGAGGTGCTGATGGTGGCCTGGATGGACGACGAGGCGCTGCACCGCACGCTGACCACCCGCCGCGCGACGTACTGGTCGCGCTCTCGGGAGGAGTACTGGGTCAAGGGCGAGAGCTCGGGTCACGCCCAGGCCGTGCACGAGGTGCGGCTGGACTGCGACGGCGACGCGATCGTCGTGGTGGTCGACCAGACCGGCCCGGCCTGCCACACCGGCACCCGCACCTGCTTCGACGCCGACGTCCTGCTGCCCCCGGCCTGA
- the hisH gene encoding imidazole glycerol phosphate synthase subunit HisH, which produces MPKIVVLDYGSGNLRSAERALSRVGADVTVTSDADEATEADGLVVPGVGAFAACMAGLQSIGGPRIIDRRLAGGRPVLGICVGMQVLFDLGVEWGERTVGCGQWPGTVEQIKADVLPHMGWNTVTAPAGSALFHGLDADTRFYFVHSFGVRRWELEPSEALRPPLVTWAHHGEDFVAAVENGALAATQFHPEKSGDAGAAVLQNWLRDVVG; this is translated from the coding sequence ATGCCGAAGATCGTCGTGCTCGACTACGGATCGGGCAACCTGCGTTCCGCGGAACGCGCGCTGAGCCGGGTCGGGGCCGACGTCACCGTCACCTCCGACGCCGACGAGGCCACCGAGGCCGACGGTCTCGTCGTCCCCGGGGTCGGGGCGTTCGCGGCGTGCATGGCCGGGCTGCAGTCGATCGGCGGGCCGCGGATCATCGACCGCCGCCTCGCCGGGGGCCGTCCGGTGCTCGGGATCTGCGTCGGCATGCAGGTGCTGTTCGACCTGGGCGTCGAGTGGGGCGAGCGGACCGTCGGCTGCGGGCAGTGGCCGGGCACCGTCGAGCAGATCAAGGCCGACGTGCTCCCGCACATGGGCTGGAACACCGTCACGGCCCCGGCCGGGTCGGCGCTGTTCCACGGCCTCGACGCCGACACCCGCTTCTACTTCGTGCACTCCTTCGGCGTGCGGCGCTGGGAGCTGGAGCCGTCGGAGGCCCTGCGCCCGCCGCTGGTCACCTGGGCCCACCACGGCGAGGACTTCGTGGCGGCGGTGGAGAACGGCGCGCTCGCGGCCACCCAGTTCCACCCGGAGAAGTCCGGTGACGCCGGGGCCGCGGTGCTGCAGAACTGGCTGCGCGACGTCGTCGGCTAG
- the hisF gene encoding imidazole glycerol phosphate synthase subunit HisF, with product MSVAVRVIPCLDVDAGRVVKGVNFADLRDAGDPVEMARVYDAEGADELTFLDVTASSGERATMLDVVRRTAEQVFIPLTVGGGIRATDDIDVLLRNGADKVSINTAAIARPELLHEASRRFGSQCIVLSVDARTVPEGGEPTPSGWEVTTHGGRRGTGIDAVEWAARGQDLGVGEILLNSMDADGTRAGFDLRMIAAVRARVDVPVIASGGAGAVEHFVPAVRAGADAVLAATVFHFGHFRIGDVKQALKEASVEVR from the coding sequence GTGAGTGTGGCCGTGCGCGTGATCCCCTGCCTGGACGTCGACGCCGGGCGGGTCGTCAAGGGCGTCAACTTCGCCGACCTGCGCGACGCGGGCGACCCCGTCGAGATGGCTCGGGTGTACGACGCCGAGGGGGCCGACGAGCTGACGTTCCTCGACGTCACCGCGTCCTCCGGCGAGCGCGCCACCATGCTCGACGTCGTGCGGCGCACCGCCGAGCAGGTGTTCATCCCGCTGACGGTCGGTGGCGGCATCCGGGCCACCGACGACATCGACGTCCTGCTGCGCAACGGCGCCGACAAGGTGTCGATCAACACTGCGGCCATCGCCCGCCCGGAGCTGCTGCACGAGGCCAGCCGCCGGTTCGGGTCGCAGTGCATCGTGCTGTCGGTCGACGCGCGGACCGTGCCGGAGGGTGGCGAGCCGACGCCGTCGGGCTGGGAGGTCACCACCCACGGCGGGCGGCGCGGCACCGGCATCGACGCCGTCGAGTGGGCGGCGCGGGGCCAGGATCTCGGTGTCGGGGAGATCCTGCTGAACTCGATGGACGCCGACGGCACCCGCGCCGGGTTCGACCTGCGGATGATCGCCGCGGTGCGCGCCCGCGTCGACGTGCCGGTGATCGCCAGCGGGGGAGCGGGCGCGGTGGAGCACTTCGTGCCCGCCGTCCGCGCCGGCGCCGACGCAGTACTCGCGGCCACGGTGTTCCACTTCGGACACTTCCGGATCGGCGACGTGAAGCAGGCACTCAAGGAGGCTTCGGTGGAGGTCCGATGA
- the priA gene encoding bifunctional 1-(5-phosphoribosyl)-5-((5-phosphoribosylamino)methylideneamino)imidazole-4-carboxamide isomerase/phosphoribosylanthranilate isomerase PriA, which translates to MTFVLLPAVDVADGQAVRLVQGEAGTETGYGAPRDAALQWQTDGAEWVHLVDLDAAFGRGSNAELLAAVVGELDVQVELSGGIRDDASLERALSTGCARVNLGTAALENPQWCARAIAAHGERIAVGLDVRVTEAEDGSTRHRLAARGWTTDGGDLWETLARLDRDGCARYVVTDVSKDGMLKGPNTGLMREVANATKAPLIVSGGISQISDLEALAEVAAEGVNLEGSIVGKALYAGRFTLPEALAAMRDVAARGGGAHGGTAQQAG; encoded by the coding sequence GTGACTTTCGTGTTGCTGCCCGCGGTCGACGTCGCCGACGGCCAGGCCGTCCGCCTGGTCCAGGGCGAGGCCGGTACCGAGACCGGCTACGGCGCGCCCCGGGACGCGGCCTTGCAGTGGCAGACCGACGGTGCGGAGTGGGTCCACCTCGTCGACCTCGACGCCGCGTTCGGCCGCGGCTCCAACGCCGAGCTGCTGGCGGCGGTCGTCGGGGAGCTGGACGTGCAGGTGGAGCTCTCCGGGGGCATCCGCGACGACGCGTCGCTGGAGCGGGCCCTGTCGACCGGGTGCGCGCGGGTCAACCTGGGCACCGCGGCACTGGAGAACCCGCAGTGGTGCGCGCGGGCGATCGCGGCGCACGGGGAGCGGATCGCGGTCGGGCTCGACGTGCGGGTCACCGAAGCCGAGGACGGATCGACGCGGCACCGCCTCGCCGCCCGCGGCTGGACCACCGACGGCGGTGACCTGTGGGAGACCCTCGCCCGCCTCGACCGCGACGGGTGCGCCCGCTACGTCGTCACCGACGTCAGCAAGGACGGCATGCTCAAGGGCCCCAACACCGGGCTCATGCGCGAGGTCGCGAACGCCACGAAGGCCCCGCTGATCGTCTCCGGCGGGATCTCACAGATCTCCGACCTGGAGGCGCTGGCGGAGGTCGCCGCCGAGGGCGTCAACCTGGAGGGCTCGATCGTCGGCAAGGCGCTCTACGCCGGACGGTTCACGCTGCCCGAGGCGCTGGCCGCGATGCGGGACGTGGCCGCCCGCGGGGGCGGGGCCCACGGAGGGACGGCCCAGCAGGCGGGCTGA
- a CDS encoding response regulator transcription factor, producing the protein MDGVIGVVLVDDEELVRAGLRAILDAEPDIEVRGEGADGSEVPGLVRRHRPDVVLMDVRMPDVDGLAATRHLVSTMPEPPRVLVLTTFGNDGYVYDALAAGATGFLLKRARPVEIVQAVRTVAAGESLLFPVAVRDLVATRGRCGGDALRGAGLTDREGEVLRWVARGLSNAEIARELVLGVETVKTHVGNVLAKLDARDRTQAVVRAYESGFIDPFRPAD; encoded by the coding sequence ATCGACGGTGTGATCGGAGTCGTGCTCGTCGACGACGAGGAGCTCGTCCGCGCCGGCCTGCGGGCCATCCTCGACGCGGAACCCGACATCGAGGTGCGCGGGGAGGGCGCCGACGGGTCCGAGGTGCCCGGGCTGGTCCGCCGCCACCGGCCCGACGTCGTGCTGATGGACGTCCGCATGCCCGACGTCGACGGCCTCGCCGCCACCCGCCACCTGGTCTCGACGATGCCGGAGCCGCCGCGGGTGCTCGTGCTCACCACGTTCGGCAACGACGGCTACGTCTACGACGCACTCGCCGCGGGCGCGACCGGCTTCCTGCTCAAGCGCGCCCGGCCGGTGGAGATCGTGCAGGCGGTGCGGACGGTCGCGGCGGGGGAGTCACTGCTGTTCCCCGTCGCCGTACGCGACCTGGTCGCCACCCGGGGGCGCTGCGGGGGCGACGCGCTGCGCGGCGCGGGCCTCACCGACCGCGAGGGCGAGGTGCTGCGGTGGGTCGCGCGCGGGCTCTCGAACGCCGAGATCGCCCGCGAGCTGGTCCTCGGTGTCGAGACGGTGAAGACGCACGTCGGCAACGTCCTGGCCAAGCTGGACGCCCGCGACCGGACGCAGGCCGTGGTGCGGGCCTACGAGTCCGGCTTCATCGACCCGTTCCGGCCCGCCGACTGA
- a CDS encoding serine/threonine-protein kinase, translating to MEQFGPYRLEELVGRGGMGEVYRAYDTRRDRIVALKRLPAHLAADPDFRARFRKEAAVASRLTEPHIVPIHDFGEIDGRLFLDMRLVNGRDLADVLAEGGPLPAARAVPIVAQVASALDAAHASGLLHRDVKPANVLLTGDFAYLADFGVARAVDGSADSALTATGATVGTLGYMAPERFLGDAVDHRVDVYALACVLFELLTGRTPFAGVTGPALMHAHLSTEPPAPSRVAHGVPAALDAVVARGMAKDPAHRYAAAGELAAAATQAVNGVPMTQAHPGGSGWTATTPAWPGGPAGTRVGPPTGTGFGDGRPGGYPAPAGPTNAYGPPGYGPAGHGQAGSGAAGSGGPTGYGQAGFGQAGSGPTGYGPASYGPGPQGAGGYGSGAPASGGAGHGAPGHDTHGRDPGATAGRGRRRWPLIGVAAAAVVALVVAGVVLWPRGSATPGATASGGATGTDTVATGGGPAAADLLAELDPDGFYAETCVDAAPTDGATEQIRCTTGDASVTEVEFRRFADVATYGAALTAVDAATSGDDEDCAIGGDTVVEYAGYDLVCGTRMLGDGTSVYVMAWGTRTSRIQGYVAGSDPGEVYTWWIGHTPF from the coding sequence ATGGAGCAGTTCGGGCCGTACCGGCTGGAGGAGCTGGTCGGGCGCGGCGGCATGGGCGAGGTCTACCGGGCGTACGACACCCGCCGCGACCGCATCGTGGCCCTCAAGCGGCTGCCCGCGCACCTCGCCGCCGACCCGGACTTCCGCGCCCGCTTCCGCAAGGAGGCCGCGGTCGCGTCCCGGCTGACCGAGCCGCACATCGTGCCCATCCACGACTTCGGCGAGATCGACGGGCGCCTGTTCCTCGACATGCGGCTGGTCAACGGGCGCGACCTCGCCGACGTGCTCGCCGAGGGCGGGCCGCTGCCCGCGGCGCGCGCGGTGCCGATCGTGGCCCAGGTCGCGAGCGCGCTGGACGCCGCCCACGCGAGCGGGCTGCTGCACCGCGACGTCAAGCCGGCCAACGTGCTGCTCACCGGGGACTTCGCCTACCTCGCCGACTTCGGGGTCGCCCGGGCCGTCGACGGGTCGGCGGACTCCGCGCTCACCGCGACCGGGGCGACCGTCGGCACGCTGGGCTACATGGCGCCCGAGCGGTTCCTCGGCGACGCCGTCGACCACCGCGTCGACGTCTACGCGCTGGCCTGCGTGCTGTTCGAGCTGCTCACCGGGCGGACCCCGTTCGCCGGGGTGACCGGCCCGGCGCTGATGCACGCGCACCTGTCGACGGAGCCGCCCGCGCCGAGCCGCGTGGCCCACGGCGTCCCGGCCGCCCTGGACGCCGTCGTGGCCCGGGGCATGGCCAAGGACCCGGCGCACCGCTACGCCGCCGCGGGGGAGCTGGCCGCGGCCGCGACCCAGGCCGTCAACGGCGTGCCGATGACGCAGGCGCACCCGGGAGGCTCGGGCTGGACGGCGACCACCCCGGCGTGGCCGGGTGGACCGGCGGGCACCCGCGTCGGGCCGCCGACGGGGACCGGGTTCGGCGACGGACGACCGGGTGGGTACCCGGCGCCGGCCGGGCCGACGAACGCGTACGGGCCGCCCGGGTACGGCCCGGCGGGTCACGGCCAGGCCGGGAGCGGTGCGGCCGGGAGCGGCGGGCCGACGGGCTACGGCCAGGCCGGGTTCGGCCAGGCGGGGAGCGGCCCGACCGGCTACGGCCCGGCGAGCTACGGCCCCGGCCCGCAGGGGGCAGGCGGGTACGGGTCCGGGGCCCCGGCATCCGGGGGCGCGGGCCACGGCGCCCCGGGCCACGACACCCACGGCCGCGACCCCGGTGCGACCGCGGGCCGCGGGCGGCGGCGCTGGCCGTTGATCGGGGTGGCCGCCGCGGCCGTCGTCGCCCTCGTCGTCGCGGGGGTCGTGCTGTGGCCGCGCGGGTCCGCCACCCCGGGCGCGACCGCCTCGGGCGGGGCGACCGGCACCGACACCGTCGCGACCGGCGGGGGACCGGCCGCCGCGGACCTGCTCGCCGAGCTCGACCCCGACGGCTTCTACGCCGAGACCTGTGTGGACGCCGCGCCGACCGACGGCGCCACCGAGCAGATCCGGTGCACCACCGGCGACGCGTCGGTGACCGAGGTGGAGTTCCGGCGCTTCGCCGACGTCGCGACCTACGGCGCCGCGCTCACCGCGGTCGACGCGGCGACGTCGGGCGACGACGAGGACTGCGCCATCGGCGGTGACACCGTCGTCGAGTACGCCGGGTACGACCTCGTCTGCGGCACGCGGATGCTCGGCGACGGCACCAGCGTGTACGTGATGGCCTGGGGGACGCGCACGTCGCGGATCCAGGGGTACGTCGCGGGCTCCGACCCCGGCGAGGTCTACACCTGGTGGATCGGGCACACGCCGTTCTGA
- a CDS encoding SDR family NAD(P)-dependent oxidoreductase — MDLDGARVVVAGASGVLGAAIARSLHDRGARLVLAGRDADRLAAVGVDAPVLTFDALDLERCAAVVDEAAELLGGLDVLVVAFGVAAFGPAEQAGDVITEHLLTVNTMAPMAMVRAAVPRFDGDGTVAVLSAILADHPTAGMAAYTASKAGLSAWLTAVRQEQRRRGVTVFDVRPPHIETGLADRAIEGEAPSMTAGATVEELVELVVDGIRDGRRELRYDLKERAFAGR; from the coding sequence ATGGATCTGGACGGGGCACGTGTGGTGGTCGCGGGCGCGAGCGGTGTGCTGGGTGCGGCGATCGCCCGCTCGCTGCACGACCGGGGCGCCCGGCTGGTGCTGGCCGGGCGCGACGCCGACCGGCTCGCGGCGGTCGGCGTCGACGCCCCCGTGCTCACCTTCGACGCGCTCGACCTAGAGCGCTGCGCCGCCGTCGTCGACGAGGCCGCCGAGCTGCTCGGCGGCCTCGACGTGCTCGTCGTCGCGTTCGGGGTCGCCGCGTTCGGGCCCGCGGAGCAGGCGGGCGACGTGATCACCGAGCACCTGCTGACCGTCAACACGATGGCGCCGATGGCGATGGTCCGGGCCGCCGTTCCGCGGTTCGACGGCGACGGGACGGTCGCGGTGCTCAGCGCGATCCTCGCCGACCACCCCACCGCCGGCATGGCCGCCTACACCGCGAGCAAGGCCGGGCTCTCGGCCTGGCTCACCGCGGTGCGCCAGGAGCAGCGCCGCCGGGGCGTCACCGTCTTCGACGTCCGCCCTCCGCACATCGAGACCGGCCTCGCCGACCGCGCGATCGAGGGCGAGGCCCCGTCGATGACGGCCGGTGCGACCGTCGAGGAGCTGGTGGAGCTGGTCGTCGACGGCATCCGCGACGGGCGCCGCGAGCTGCGCTACGACCTGAAGGAACGGGCCTTCGCCGGGCGCTAG
- a CDS encoding anthranilate synthase component I: MTALFSAHTLGAVTPSREEFRALAAGHRVIPVSRRLLADDETPVGVFRKLAGDRPGTFLFESAENGRSWSRWSFVGARSAAALTVVDGELTWTGDVPAGLPTEGDPLAALRTVVEELHSEPLPGLPPLTGGMVGYLGYDVVRRLEKLPSLAEDDLRIPELVMLLATDLAAVDHHEGTITLIANAINWDASDERVDEAYDDAVSRLDRMTAELAAPAPSTVAVYAPAEPDFVRRRTPAQHHAAVEVAKEQIRAGEAFQVVVSQRFETACDADPLDVYRVLRATNPSPYMYLLNLEAADASRFHIVGSSPEALVTVVDGVATTHPIAGTRWRGATEEEDLQLEKDLRTDEKERAEHVMLVDLGRNDLGRVCEPGTVKVHSFFSVERYSHVMHLVSTVTGVLRRDRNAFDAVTACFPAGTLSGAPKPRAMAIIEELEPTRRGLYGGIVGYLDFAGNADTAIAIRTALVRDGVAYVQAGGGIVADSDPVAEDTECLNKARAVLSAVATAATLRPA, translated from the coding sequence ATGACCGCACTGTTCTCGGCCCACACCCTGGGCGCGGTCACCCCCAGCCGTGAGGAGTTCCGCGCGCTGGCGGCCGGGCACCGGGTCATCCCGGTCTCGCGTCGCCTGCTCGCCGACGACGAGACCCCCGTCGGGGTCTTCCGCAAGCTGGCCGGTGACCGTCCCGGCACGTTCCTGTTCGAGTCCGCGGAGAACGGGCGGTCCTGGTCGCGCTGGTCGTTCGTGGGGGCGCGGTCCGCGGCGGCGCTGACCGTCGTCGACGGGGAGCTGACCTGGACCGGCGACGTCCCGGCCGGGCTCCCCACCGAGGGCGACCCGCTCGCGGCACTGCGCACCGTCGTCGAGGAGCTGCACAGCGAGCCGCTGCCCGGGCTGCCGCCGCTGACCGGCGGGATGGTCGGCTACCTCGGCTACGACGTCGTGCGCCGCCTGGAGAAGCTCCCGTCGCTCGCCGAGGACGACCTGCGCATCCCCGAGCTGGTGATGCTGCTGGCCACCGACCTCGCCGCCGTCGACCACCACGAGGGCACGATCACGTTGATCGCCAACGCGATCAACTGGGACGCCTCCGACGAGCGCGTCGACGAGGCCTACGACGACGCCGTGTCCCGGCTCGACCGGATGACCGCGGAGCTCGCCGCGCCCGCCCCGTCGACGGTCGCGGTGTACGCGCCGGCCGAGCCCGACTTCGTCCGCCGCCGCACCCCCGCGCAGCACCATGCCGCGGTCGAGGTCGCGAAGGAGCAGATCCGGGCGGGGGAGGCGTTCCAGGTCGTCGTGTCGCAGCGCTTCGAGACCGCGTGCGACGCCGACCCGCTCGACGTCTACCGCGTCCTGCGCGCCACCAACCCCAGCCCGTACATGTACCTGCTCAACCTGGAGGCGGCCGACGCGAGCCGCTTCCACATCGTCGGGTCCTCGCCGGAGGCGCTGGTCACGGTCGTCGACGGGGTCGCCACCACGCACCCCATCGCCGGTACGCGCTGGCGCGGGGCCACCGAGGAGGAGGACCTCCAGCTCGAGAAGGACCTGCGCACCGACGAGAAGGAGCGCGCCGAGCACGTCATGCTCGTCGACCTCGGGCGCAACGACCTCGGGCGCGTCTGCGAGCCGGGCACCGTCAAGGTCCACTCGTTCTTCTCGGTGGAGCGCTACAGCCACGTCATGCACCTGGTGTCGACGGTCACCGGCGTCCTGCGCCGCGACCGCAACGCCTTCGACGCCGTCACCGCCTGCTTCCCCGCGGGCACGCTGTCCGGGGCGCCGAAGCCGCGGGCGATGGCGATCATCGAGGAGCTGGAGCCGACCCGGCGCGGGCTCTACGGCGGGATCGTCGGCTACCTCGACTTCGCGGGCAACGCCGACACCGCGATCGCCATCCGCACCGCGCTCGTCCGCGACGGGGTGGCGTACGTGCAGGCCGGCGGCGGGATCGTGGCCGACTCCGACCCGGTCGCCGAGGACACCGAGTGCCTGAACAAGGCCCGCGCGGTGCTCTCGGCGGTGGCGACGGCGGCCACCCTGCGACCGGCGTGA
- a CDS encoding Trp biosynthesis-associated membrane protein, whose translation MTAPTGGAPSPRTLGLACAGLVAAAAALWGSSQALWFRVTTAVAGGGQQVVEVTGAQARPVLGGVALLALAGVAGLVATGGLLRRAVGLLLVVAGAAVGVAALTAAAPPGIVPAETTPAPSLAVLGGALLVAVGAVVLVRERRLPRLGARYAAPGSRPAPTDPDRAAWQDLDAGRDPTTGSD comes from the coding sequence GTGACGGCGCCGACCGGAGGGGCCCCGTCCCCGCGCACCCTCGGCCTGGCCTGCGCCGGGCTGGTCGCCGCCGCGGCCGCGCTCTGGGGCTCCTCGCAGGCACTCTGGTTCCGCGTCACGACCGCGGTGGCCGGGGGCGGCCAGCAGGTCGTCGAGGTCACCGGGGCGCAGGCCCGGCCCGTGCTCGGCGGGGTGGCGCTGCTCGCGCTCGCCGGGGTGGCCGGGCTCGTCGCCACCGGCGGGCTGCTGCGCCGCGCCGTCGGGCTGCTGCTGGTCGTGGCCGGGGCCGCGGTCGGGGTGGCGGCGCTGACGGCCGCCGCGCCGCCGGGCATCGTGCCCGCCGAGACCACCCCCGCCCCGTCGCTCGCGGTGCTCGGCGGTGCGCTGCTGGTGGCCGTCGGGGCCGTCGTGCTGGTCCGCGAGCGTCGTCTGCCGCGCCTCGGGGCCCGCTACGCCGCCCCCGGGTCCCGCCCGGCGCCGACCGATCCCGACCGCGCCGCCTGGCAGGACCTCGACGCCGGTCGGGACCCGACGACGGGGTCTGACTAG
- a CDS encoding TetR/AcrR family transcriptional regulator — protein MSAPHDPPVSRRRGRRRAGEETRAALLSAARSAFAERGYDGATVRHIAERAGVDPAMVNHWFGSKDALFTASLDIPLDPAVVFPEVLRGDPEQLGERLVTRFLTIWDATGGGPMASLIRSVAAHDAAARMLREFVTRVILARVVATLGPDQADLRASLVGSQLIGLGMARYVVKLEPLASADHATVAAAVAPTIQRYLTGPLT, from the coding sequence GTGTCCGCCCCCCACGACCCGCCGGTCTCCCGTCGCCGGGGCCGCCGCCGGGCCGGCGAGGAGACCCGCGCCGCCCTGCTCTCCGCCGCGCGGTCGGCGTTCGCCGAGCGCGGCTACGACGGCGCGACGGTCCGGCACATCGCCGAGCGCGCCGGCGTCGACCCCGCGATGGTCAACCACTGGTTCGGCTCCAAGGACGCCCTGTTCACCGCCTCGCTGGACATCCCGCTCGACCCCGCCGTCGTCTTCCCCGAGGTGCTGCGCGGCGACCCCGAGCAGCTGGGCGAGCGGCTGGTCACGCGGTTCCTGACGATCTGGGACGCCACCGGCGGCGGCCCGATGGCGTCGCTGATCCGCAGCGTCGCCGCGCACGACGCGGCCGCGCGGATGCTGCGGGAGTTCGTCACGCGGGTGATCCTGGCGCGCGTCGTCGCGACGCTCGGGCCCGACCAGGCCGACCTGCGCGCGTCGCTGGTCGGCTCGCAGCTGATCGGGCTGGGCATGGCCCGCTACGTCGTGAAACTGGAGCCGCTCGCCTCCGCCGACCACGCGACGGTCGCGGCCGCGGTCGCCCCGACGATCCAGCGCTACCTCACCGGCCCGCTCACCTGA